Proteins co-encoded in one Arthrobacter sp. ERGS1:01 genomic window:
- a CDS encoding MBL fold metallo-hydrolase: MEDLVETMSSDLPRTVADGVTWLSSCLPFHVDGRVIHGHNSTFLVQGGAASLLVDTGNPSSWPILSAKLDELLGDRELAYVFPTHPELPHTGNLPRIVQKYPNVQVIGDVRDYHLFYPQIEANLHARVPGDRIDLGDGYEFIVSEALIRDLPNTQWGFVPKAGTMFTADGFCYMHRPELDDEDPVHLPGECGLTTTELSSPVTVQNAAFFTGSALYWARFVNDADRVYDRVLESFADLGVRTVAPTHGNVITNIGDVEPVIRAGHKQAYRY; encoded by the coding sequence ATGGAAGATCTGGTTGAGACAATGAGCAGCGACCTCCCCCGCACCGTCGCCGACGGTGTGACCTGGCTGAGTTCCTGCCTTCCCTTCCACGTTGACGGAAGGGTCATCCACGGGCACAACTCGACGTTCCTGGTACAGGGCGGGGCGGCATCCCTCCTCGTGGACACAGGCAACCCGTCCAGCTGGCCAATCCTTTCGGCGAAGCTGGACGAACTCTTGGGAGACCGGGAACTCGCCTACGTTTTCCCGACCCACCCCGAGCTCCCCCACACGGGGAACCTGCCCCGAATCGTGCAGAAGTACCCCAATGTGCAAGTGATTGGCGACGTTCGCGACTACCACCTGTTCTACCCGCAGATCGAGGCGAACCTGCACGCCCGCGTTCCCGGCGACCGGATCGACCTTGGCGACGGCTATGAATTCATCGTCTCGGAGGCCCTGATCCGCGACCTACCGAACACCCAGTGGGGCTTCGTCCCCAAGGCCGGGACAATGTTCACGGCCGACGGATTTTGCTACATGCACCGCCCCGAACTCGACGACGAGGATCCGGTGCACCTTCCCGGCGAATGCGGATTGACCACCACCGAGCTCTCCTCGCCGGTGACGGTGCAAAACGCCGCGTTCTTCACGGGGAGCGCCCTGTACTGGGCGCGGTTCGTCAACGATGCCGACCGTGTCTATGACCGCGTACTGGAATCCTTTGCAGATCTCGGAGTGCGAACGGTTGCCCCCACCCACGGCAACGTCATCACCAACATCGGAGACGTCGAACCCGTCATCCGGGCCGGCCACAAGCAGGCCTACCGCTACTAA
- a CDS encoding ABC transporter substrate-binding protein, translated as MHLFSAGLVAVLAVSLTGCSGDAPAATNDSVVIAVSSLPDSLTPAPWGGSASHVVLSGLGSQLLQYKTTATAGNPCGQPTTEVNGRLAESATVAPDKKGIIVKLKKLTSQFGHTLSAEDVLWSLQIGMVRQPVMKGTLSSSGFDVKNLAKIIDDRTIELNTTNLTSFSIESLQNNLFYIHDSIEAKKHVTAADPTANNWLSKNLADYSGWDLEEFTPGISLTVTADPKWEGTRGSVKRVVVKAVPNTSTRSQLIQSGEAQVANGFEYDQYSSLETSPGVSVINCPSSTRDTLMFNTKTGPLSDVRVRQAISMAIDRNALVKGAYAGYGKASQSTFPGGDPSATYKFDIAGAKKLLAEAGYAKGFNLSLSYSATRPGPVANKSSVLVQSMLSEVGINVTLQNIASPTDFSTALLQGRYEAVLYSEPIVIADPAFYSFAYYAGNAPSNTTGWSSPKFDQIRTQLAATPQDQTAKRTELIKEMTAVVDAGAPILSLVETRGMMATKAGITGATPLSNGQVYFNALGS; from the coding sequence TTGCATTTATTTTCCGCCGGCCTGGTTGCTGTCCTGGCCGTTTCCCTGACCGGCTGCAGCGGCGATGCCCCTGCAGCCACGAATGACAGCGTTGTCATCGCAGTCAGTTCCCTGCCCGACAGCCTCACGCCGGCACCCTGGGGCGGAAGCGCCTCGCATGTGGTGCTCAGCGGACTTGGCTCGCAACTGCTGCAATACAAGACCACCGCCACGGCCGGCAATCCGTGCGGCCAACCCACCACGGAGGTCAACGGCCGGCTTGCCGAAAGCGCCACCGTCGCACCGGACAAGAAGGGGATTATCGTCAAGCTCAAGAAGCTGACGAGCCAGTTCGGCCATACGCTCTCCGCGGAGGACGTACTGTGGAGCCTGCAGATCGGGATGGTCCGCCAGCCGGTCATGAAGGGGACACTGTCCAGCAGCGGCTTCGACGTCAAGAACCTGGCGAAGATCATCGACGACAGGACCATCGAACTCAACACGACCAACCTGACGTCCTTCAGCATCGAGTCGCTGCAAAACAACCTGTTCTACATCCACGACAGCATCGAAGCGAAGAAGCACGTGACAGCGGCGGATCCCACGGCGAATAACTGGCTGTCGAAGAACTTGGCCGACTACAGCGGATGGGACCTTGAGGAATTCACTCCTGGTATTTCGCTGACAGTCACCGCCGATCCCAAATGGGAGGGCACGCGCGGTTCGGTCAAGCGGGTCGTGGTCAAGGCCGTGCCGAACACGTCCACCCGAAGCCAGCTCATCCAGTCCGGCGAAGCCCAGGTGGCCAATGGTTTCGAGTACGACCAGTACTCGTCGCTGGAAACGTCCCCTGGCGTATCCGTGATCAACTGCCCGAGCTCAACCCGTGACACGTTGATGTTCAACACCAAGACAGGACCACTCTCCGACGTCCGTGTCCGGCAAGCCATTTCAATGGCGATTGATCGGAACGCCCTGGTCAAGGGAGCCTACGCCGGGTATGGAAAGGCCTCGCAGTCCACTTTCCCTGGCGGTGATCCATCAGCCACCTACAAATTCGACATCGCCGGAGCGAAGAAGCTGCTGGCCGAGGCAGGGTACGCAAAGGGCTTTAATTTGTCACTGAGCTACAGTGCAACCCGCCCCGGACCGGTGGCAAACAAGTCCTCCGTGCTGGTCCAGTCCATGCTCAGCGAGGTCGGCATTAACGTCACCCTGCAGAACATCGCCAGCCCGACCGACTTCTCCACTGCGCTCCTCCAGGGCCGGTATGAGGCCGTTCTCTATTCGGAACCGATTGTCATCGCCGACCCGGCCTTCTACAGTTTCGCGTACTACGCAGGCAACGCCCCGAGCAACACCACGGGGTGGAGCAGCCCGAAGTTCGACCAGATCCGTACGCAGCTTGCGGCGACTCCGCAGGACCAGACGGCCAAGCGCACCGAACTGATCAAGGAAATGACCGCCGTCGTCGATGCCGGTGCCCCGATCCTCTCGCTCGTCGAGACTCGCG